One region of Manis pentadactyla isolate mManPen7 chromosome 9, mManPen7.hap1, whole genome shotgun sequence genomic DNA includes:
- the LOC118925972 gene encoding Golgi-associated RAB2 interactor protein 4-like codes for MGQLQRQLCQGEFDMFKSVLMFESDFVQISRRGMLCNVHGCAQIMTVGIANTNPFDPIPNIMLVAQLVGDCEKHVGCDQGTEGEGDKAPKTMELTRLLPLKLVKISIHNHEKQQLRVKLITGRSFYLQLWAPPDKQEELFGYWEELIYLLRPPVEAYSSTHAVPAGDLFMSVFEEMERRSPEAVYFQLREGQGEVSTGSILEATAAPSAASAGGKRAQQDFHKGMVVTKSASEQLNTALAGAATEWPGGRKTNAAISDAANTCPPECTASGSAVLSPEDSVRMVTAGAAPASKIGGGGTGVSASPTSAPTLQREQAGRQLHLSPACTEVPKKFRREPREESALQSSPAGMVADSHQRAGGDKIPHQPGDSTSGSLRAPGEEEEGCCSSADSRHDTTCKEQDRLAVAQHQSQSEQLHQDKERWTP; via the exons ATGGGGCAACTGCAGCGACAACTGTGCCAGGGAGAATTTGACATGTTCAAGTCTGTCCTCATGTTTGAGAGCGACTTTGTACAGATCAGTAGACGGGGAATGCTGTGCAATGTGCATGGCTGCGCCCAGATCATGACCGTGGGCATAGCAAACACCAACCCCTTTGACCCAATACCAAACATCATGCTGGTGGCACAGCTGGTCGGTGATTGCGAAAAGCATGTGGGGTGTGACCAGGGCAccgagggagaaggggataaagCTCCAAAGACCATGGAGCTCACCAGGCTCCTCCCCTTGAAGCTGGTGAAGATCTCCATTCACAACCATGAGAAACAGCAGCTGCGCGTGAAACTTATTACTGGCCGCTCCTTCTACCTGCAGCTGTGGGCCCCTCCAGACAAGCAGGAAGAGCTCTTTGGCTACTGGGAAGAGCTAATTTACCTCCTGAGGCCCCCGGTGGAAGCGTACAGCAGTACCCATGCCGTTCCAGCCGGGGACCTGTTCATGTCGGTGTTTGAGGAAATGGAAAGGAGGAGTCCCGAGGCAGTATATTTCCAACTAAGGGAAGGTCAGGGGGAGGTCAGCACGGGGAGCATCCTGGAGGCGACTGCAGCCCCCTCTGCAGCTTCTGCCGGGGGGAAGCGGGCCCAACAGGACTTCCACAAAGGCATGGTAGTCACCAAGTCTGCCTCGGAACAGCTGAACACAGCCCTAGCAGGGGCAGCCACTGAGTGGCCTGGAGGACGCAAAACCAACGCGGCTATTTCCGATGCTGCCAACACGTGCCCTCCAGAGTGTACTGCCAGTGGGTCCGCTGTCCTCTCCCCGGAGGACAGTGTGAGGATGGTGACTGCAGGAGCAGCACCGGCCAGCAAGATCGGTGGAGGAGGAACTGGAGTGTCAGCTTCTCCGACTTCTGCTCCGACCCTGCAGAGGGAGCAGGCTGGGAGGCAGCTGCACCTGTCTCCGGCCTGCACTGAGGTCCCCAAGAAGTTCAGAAGGGAGCCCAGGGAGGAGAGCGCCCTCCAGAGCTCTCCGGCCGGCATGGTAGCTGACAGCCaccagagggcaggtggggacaaGATACCCCACCAACCAGGGGACAGCACCTCAGGCAGCCTGAGAGCCCccggagaggaggaggaaggctgCTGCAGCTCCGCAGACAGCAGGCATGACACCACCTGCAAGGAG CAGGATCGGCTCGCTGTGGCACAACATCAAAGCCAGAGTGAGCAGCTGCACCAAGACAAAGAGAGGTGGACACCCTAG